The genomic segment CTAACTGTCTTGAGCTGGGCTGGATCCGGTCCGCTGCGAAGGGTCCTACCCTCGTCGGCTGAGTGACACCCCACGGGACCGATTGCGCTCGTCAATCATGGCGGTTGACCTGGCCAAACAACCTGGCGACGGGTCCACGCTCACGGGCGGGATGACGGAGGCTTCGCCAGGCTTCCACAGTGGGCGGCTTACGTCGAGATGCGGAGCGTCAGGACGGCCCGACATCAGGCCGTCGATCGGCAGCCTATCGGGCTTCTCACCAATTGAGCAGCCTCTCGGACTGAGAAGGTCGCCTGCCAGCTACCGGTCGGCCAGCCCGGCGGCGGCGTTGTTGGCGGCGAGCCAGCCGTTGATGTTTCCGCAGTCGTAGTAGGTGCCGGTGATGGGCGAGACGAGGGTTTCGTGGTCGGTGGCGTACGCCTCGATGACATCGGTCGTCTGGTATTCGCCGGTGCTCGGATCCGGCCGGAGCCGATCGAAGTACCCGGTGATGTCTGCCGGCAGGTAGTAGCGGCTGATGTTGACGAAGCAGGTGGGTTTCTGCCAGTCGCGGGGCTTCTCGACGATGCCCGTGAAGATGTGCGTATCGGCGTCACGGTTGGCTGTGGACAGCACCCCGTACCGGTAGGCCTGCGTGCCGTCGACCGTGGCGGCCGCGAGCGCGGCGGACACCCCCGCCTGCCACGCCCGATCGACAAGATCAGCGATGTCAGACCCGCCGTCAGCCCGAAGGAGCAGGTCATCGCCCGCGAGCAGTACGAAGTCCTCGCCCGCGATGAAGTCCCGGGCGACCATGGCCGGTACGGCGGTGCCGTACCGCTGGTCCCGGGGTTGTTCGAGGAACGTGAAGGTGGCCAGGTCCTGCAGGTGGGCAGCCGGTCGCCACTTGTCGTCCCAGCCTCGGTCGTGGAAGTACGCCTCGGTGTCCGGGTCGGCGGTGAAGTAGTGGCGGACCTGGCTGCCGGCCTGGCCGGGGGCTGTGACGATGGCGATGTCGGTGATTCCGGCCCGGACGCAGTCCTCGACCGCGTATTGGACGACCGGCTTGGTGAGGATCGGAAGCATGCATTTGTTGAGCGTCTTGGCGACAGGGAAGAATCGCGTGCCGAAGCCGGCCACGGCGATCACGGCTTTCGTGGGCACGTACGATTCCCCTTCGCTTTCTGTCCTGTCGACCGCCCAGATTCTACGCAGCGGTCGACCGGCAGCGACGGGGATCGCCGAGGGCTACGCGCCGTCGGGTTCGTGATCGCGGGCCTGCTGGCGGACGCGTTCGAGCATGGCGGGGTAGTCACGGGGAGTGCCGACGTACCCGTCGGAGTACTGATGCAGCGCGCACACCCCGACCTCCGTGATCGTGGCCTCGGCGAGGCGGGCGAGCAGCAGGAGTTCGGAGTCGAAGCTGAGCTGACGGTCGCGGACGGCGGGCAGGATCCGCCGCAGAAGGTCACCGCTGAAGGCTTTGAAGCCAGCCTGCGGGTCGGTGACCATGGGCAGCCGGAGCAGTTCGGTGACGGCCTGCTGGTACCGGCGGGCGGCGGCGTTCGGTCCGACGGGCGGGTAGTAGCCGTGTGAGTCGGCCAGGCGACGCGAGCCGATCACCACGTCGGCCTGCCCGCTGATGAGTGGGTGCAGCAGGAGCCCGGCCTGGTTGAGCGGGTAGGTCAGGTCGAGGTCCGTGTAGAGCAGATACCGATGGCTGGCCAGCTGCCCGAGCCCGTACAGCACAGCGCCGCCCTTGGCCGAGGCCGACCCGTCGGGCCGGGCGGCGACCGCCACGGTCAGCCCCGGGACCGGGTCGAG from the Solwaraspora sp. WMMD1047 genome contains:
- a CDS encoding sugar phosphate nucleotidyltransferase, coding for MPTKAVIAVAGFGTRFFPVAKTLNKCMLPILTKPVVQYAVEDCVRAGITDIAIVTAPGQAGSQVRHYFTADPDTEAYFHDRGWDDKWRPAAHLQDLATFTFLEQPRDQRYGTAVPAMVARDFIAGEDFVLLAGDDLLLRADGGSDIADLVDRAWQAGVSAALAAATVDGTQAYRYGVLSTANRDADTHIFTGIVEKPRDWQKPTCFVNISRYYLPADITGYFDRLRPDPSTGEYQTTDVIEAYATDHETLVSPITGTYYDCGNINGWLAANNAAAGLADR